From one Aeropyrum camini SY1 = JCM 12091 genomic stretch:
- a CDS encoding archaellin/type IV pilin N-terminal domain-containing protein, with the protein MALRRRGLSEVYGALVAVAVAVAVTAALMSVGGRTAGLIVGAGEAASQSIEAASSPLIMEAWVEAGGLKARFYSPGAPVESVVVLKPGEGVVARQQLPEPAVEGVVEALKPYDCSPVVLGVETVGGGLKLYPHPYTCNTREQGGAGPEPAVNIGGQWLGLASLGAARVVSLGSWEPVDVVLQIQIDLDRSCSPTISALGSEASPDGSGGYSEEPLGAVETGLGLFKVYGFALCTGDGLWAGVRLEPPGDMVLRGWAEARGSIAFPGKPRGAVEALVYSDGLETVAGWVEAWMVSPRYSNGATEARGDFATATGLIVLLHSREPGEARASIEATITLEEAAPLTLSTHTATLPHTTPTKITVLACRDQAPSLGVDSLLNPPPRLEAVVGGVARELKPGQAFQAAWAPGLEAMVSITPAKTMGTPVKPLVKPVEGEAGYRAAITPVPSPCGAPAKPLIVIQDTHQARTLAHLQLQGARLVIAPAEEAAAQGYKALYKAWIDAGRGVITVYGSQVQITPQQAYAAIKALGPVAEADIVIAQ; encoded by the coding sequence TTGGCGCTGCGGAGGAGGGGTTTGAGCGAGGTCTACGGGGCCCTTGTAGCGGTTGCCGTTGCCGTAGCTGTGACGGCGGCCCTCATGTCGGTGGGAGGTAGGACGGCGGGCCTTATAGTGGGCGCGGGTGAGGCGGCCTCCCAGTCTATAGAGGCGGCCTCCAGCCCCCTCATCATGGAGGCGTGGGTTGAGGCGGGAGGCCTTAAGGCCAGGTTCTACTCCCCAGGCGCTCCTGTCGAGAGCGTGGTTGTGTTGAAGCCGGGTGAGGGTGTGGTGGCCAGGCAGCAGCTGCCCGAGCCTGCTGTGGAGGGCGTTGTGGAGGCGCTGAAGCCCTACGACTGCAGCCCGGTGGTTCTGGGGGTCGAGACTGTTGGGGGCGGCCTCAAGCTCTACCCCCACCCCTACACGTGCAACACCCGGGAGCAAGGCGGCGCCGGCCCGGAGCCAGCGGTAAACATAGGGGGCCAGTGGCTCGGCCTAGCCAGCCTGGGGGCCGCCAGGGTCGTAAGCCTGGGATCCTGGGAGCCTGTAGACGTCGTGCTGCAGATCCAGATAGACCTGGACAGGAGCTGCAGCCCCACCATATCAGCCCTAGGCTCTGAGGCGTCGCCAGACGGGAGCGGGGGGTACAGCGAGGAGCCTCTTGGGGCGGTTGAGACGGGGCTGGGCCTGTTCAAAGTCTACGGCTTCGCCCTATGCACGGGGGACGGCCTATGGGCCGGGGTCAGGCTAGAGCCCCCGGGGGACATGGTCCTCAGGGGCTGGGCCGAGGCCCGGGGTAGCATAGCCTTCCCCGGCAAGCCCCGTGGGGCCGTGGAGGCCTTGGTGTACAGCGACGGGCTGGAGACTGTGGCTGGCTGGGTGGAGGCGTGGATGGTCAGCCCCCGCTACTCCAACGGCGCCACAGAGGCCCGGGGGGATTTCGCCACCGCCACAGGGCTGATAGTGCTGCTCCACAGCAGGGAGCCTGGGGAGGCGAGGGCCAGCATAGAGGCCACAATAACTCTGGAGGAGGCGGCCCCCCTAACCCTCTCAACCCACACCGCCACCCTACCCCACACAACCCCCACAAAGATAACCGTACTGGCCTGCCGAGACCAGGCCCCAAGCCTGGGTGTAGACAGCCTCCTCAACCCACCGCCCAGGCTGGAGGCCGTGGTGGGCGGCGTAGCTAGGGAGCTGAAGCCGGGCCAGGCGTTCCAGGCGGCCTGGGCCCCGGGGCTCGAGGCCATGGTGAGCATCACACCAGCCAAGACAATGGGAACCCCCGTCAAACCCTTGGTAAAACCAGTGGAGGGGGAGGCGGGGTACAGGGCCGCCATAACACCCGTGCCCTCGCCATGCGGAGCCCCCGCAAAACCACTGATAGTAATACAGGACACCCACCAGGCGAGAACCCTAGCCCACCTCCAGCTCCAGGGGGCCAGGCTAGTGATAGCCCCGGCGGAGGAGGCGGCCGCCCAGGGCTACAAAGCCTTGTACAAAGCATGGATAGACGCCGGGAGAGGGGTGATCACAGTCTACGGCAGCCAAGTCCAGATAACTCCCCAGCAGGCATACGCAGCCATAAAAGCCCTAGGACCCGTGGCCGAGGCTGACATAGTGATCGCGCAATAA
- a CDS encoding methyl-accepting chemotaxis protein produces the protein MSIDVRLVNMAIAVLMVALFTLPTLLPIAQAAQDIMPTQTVDLGVRETLMIDINQIAGPSGPFLGMVGLAVVFTILGEGFDDTATLEFALVKGEVASTGDIITLKDGDPSYLTAASPINLYAENDGLKPIRGGWAENPSIETPPTVVLDDSNIDTSNVTEGWYNLVVREAGATDGIAVPFRVEDIVAGDAHPVVYTLGTLPVIDTTKFIDVDFDTLTIDIATVTVSSVDRYIPVYQPGDTVDFVVDNLPPNVDRVDIFLDWVSSPYRGSAEPFGGVYLGEIELPDELPMGIHLVIAAIYFTYAGEDWVTLTFMPIFIEPKLVNGPFIVEGVAGEDITLEITGLPMDTRIGVDFDGDDNVEAAWLVNQFVDPTVDPEDAYHLVGGPEFTSSLGSIELPVELEDSIMPLDRGAMDIYLWEEDDASTIAWEHDLEPDTEVPLDSDGDGYNDIRFVASLIASRADVPPGDVLYGDSGIAVYIDGQPLTSDTAPLDLYPCLSTITVIIFNTMARADVDIYLGPFKLGTVETNSFGVGVLEIISPPIPGVGGTTEDYTFTAVANRGSFYDNINFDSEDYVNIVPWASYEVSMGTGFYFRAGGMEWAANGTQFVISICGLEPEEVFTVDIEAENDGVTLYTDSDFGVADALGQAVYVHSAPELESIYQDITLTITGADSGVVKDSTGADFELMYRVPELLDIELYYEISSGSDVGDVGYSTVLPGDNLDPDSTSKLVIVAEDNDGIVPNLEYELLIGDEVVTFTKEDFGGGVSYEVEEKAPRRTGVYPLGIEAQGFNFLETFDRPFEDILYFLYPYYPTLVDPFNDEVFPNYDFYFLVVSDPDGSPDIIWVYPDSEEIDAGTGGVIFAAINFDSLANIYVTSPTITSPTSYPGRFDVDTDTSISVTPDPDTGVYELSETDDTGAMMFVVDEFMTPATTHTLHIFSNDPEYLETFNVVLMENWEEVEIGGGSIIEAVPLGTEVEVAIEAYGLRDRGWYKAVLLDPATLEPLTDLVFGQTFESEPFQADLEGYIGGGSYSIPTTIYLPVYTLAIVGIFDVETGELRAISDNYVLLVPASGSTTYLGGVIPVTTDEGLSIGIFPSTLIPASSMTITVSGWDPINVAGWTVTSIGIEVSFWSVDEEGEKNFEFATVGVATAFEFEGSNLVGATFRVPIPNYDDRLSGEYLIMTIDKIVVQMSEAADSDSDNITDIQFVFPIRSDYESEVFYDLGFVKASVALGNMQVLEAIAELGDDVAEVRDILLAVSDDVSTIMLQLEDMSMTLENIENGVAELLTSVGQLQASVDSLAELLQETGEEITMRLDDIDSGLAEISNGVATIQGDVATILELLESMNATLTTIQGDVAEIKTIAGTILVSVQDLQTLVADSTDAVIQAVEDNVALVLDGQAMILESLDMLDAKITSVSEGVAEIQTVLGTVSANVEDLVQANAEITGIVQENNQLLATITTSFGTLTADVSTIKDLIENGVNVKLDQVMEDLLTISDQNAQLAAQAEAIAQTLAAVQDDTSKITDIQSTLASVAGDVASVKQDTSTISSKLDDANGKLDSISSKVDSVSSAVADIQEQLGQVGDTAESASGRAQTWGIINAVLSLAVLGVAGYLVLQLTRRE, from the coding sequence GTGAGTATAGACGTGAGACTCGTAAACATGGCTATAGCGGTTTTGATGGTGGCGCTCTTCACACTGCCAACGCTCCTGCCGATAGCCCAGGCTGCGCAGGACATAATGCCCACGCAGACAGTGGATCTCGGTGTCAGGGAGACCCTGATGATAGACATAAACCAGATTGCTGGCCCATCCGGTCCCTTCTTAGGAATGGTTGGCCTTGCCGTGGTGTTCACCATCCTCGGGGAAGGATTCGATGACACGGCCACCCTAGAGTTCGCCCTGGTTAAGGGCGAGGTAGCCAGCACGGGAGATATAATAACGTTGAAGGACGGGGATCCGAGCTATCTGACGGCGGCGAGCCCGATAAACCTCTACGCCGAGAACGACGGGCTGAAGCCCATTAGGGGGGGCTGGGCTGAGAACCCCAGCATAGAGACCCCGCCCACGGTGGTTCTGGATGATTCGAACATAGACACGAGTAATGTAACCGAGGGATGGTATAACCTGGTGGTAAGGGAGGCTGGCGCCACTGACGGTATTGCGGTGCCCTTTAGGGTGGAGGATATAGTAGCTGGCGATGCTCACCCGGTAGTCTACACGCTCGGAACCCTGCCTGTTATAGACACGACCAAGTTCATAGACGTTGATTTCGACACGCTAACGATAGACATAGCAACGGTAACTGTAAGCTCTGTAGACAGGTACATTCCCGTCTACCAGCCAGGAGACACTGTCGATTTCGTAGTCGACAACCTGCCGCCTAATGTTGATAGGGTAGATATCTTCCTGGACTGGGTAAGCTCTCCATACAGGGGCTCCGCGGAGCCCTTCGGCGGAGTCTACCTGGGCGAGATAGAGCTGCCCGACGAGCTGCCCATGGGGATTCACCTGGTTATAGCTGCAATCTACTTCACATACGCGGGCGAGGATTGGGTGACACTGACTTTCATGCCGATATTCATAGAGCCGAAGCTGGTTAACGGCCCGTTCATAGTGGAGGGTGTTGCGGGCGAGGATATTACTCTCGAGATAACCGGCCTGCCGATGGATACTAGGATTGGAGTAGACTTCGACGGAGACGATAACGTGGAGGCTGCGTGGCTCGTGAACCAGTTCGTAGACCCGACTGTCGATCCTGAGGACGCCTACCACCTGGTAGGCGGCCCCGAGTTCACCAGCAGCCTTGGCAGCATAGAGTTGCCTGTGGAGCTCGAAGACTCTATAATGCCTCTGGACAGGGGCGCGATGGACATCTACCTCTGGGAGGAAGACGATGCCAGCACTATAGCGTGGGAGCACGATCTCGAGCCGGATACTGAAGTACCGCTCGACAGCGACGGTGACGGCTATAACGATATAAGATTCGTGGCATCCCTCATAGCCAGCAGGGCTGACGTACCCCCTGGCGACGTCCTCTACGGAGACAGCGGGATAGCAGTCTATATTGACGGCCAGCCTCTAACAAGCGACACTGCGCCGCTAGACCTATACCCGTGCCTCAGCACAATAACGGTTATCATATTCAACACTATGGCGAGGGCTGACGTAGACATCTACCTAGGCCCGTTCAAGCTGGGCACGGTAGAGACCAACAGCTTCGGCGTGGGAGTCCTCGAAATAATATCACCCCCGATACCAGGAGTAGGAGGAACCACCGAAGACTATACCTTCACGGCTGTCGCCAACAGAGGAAGCTTCTACGATAACATAAACTTCGACTCAGAGGACTATGTTAACATAGTGCCATGGGCTAGCTACGAGGTTAGCATGGGCACCGGCTTCTACTTCAGGGCCGGTGGTATGGAGTGGGCTGCAAACGGCACCCAGTTTGTCATAAGTATATGTGGCCTCGAGCCTGAGGAGGTGTTCACGGTAGACATTGAGGCGGAGAACGATGGTGTAACTCTCTACACCGACTCCGACTTCGGTGTGGCTGACGCCCTAGGCCAGGCAGTCTACGTCCACAGCGCCCCCGAGCTCGAGAGCATCTACCAGGACATAACCCTCACAATAACAGGAGCTGACAGCGGAGTGGTGAAAGACTCCACGGGAGCCGACTTCGAGCTAATGTACAGGGTTCCTGAGCTGCTGGACATAGAGCTATACTATGAGATCAGCTCCGGCTCGGACGTAGGCGACGTGGGCTACAGCACCGTCCTACCGGGAGACAACCTCGACCCCGATTCCACGTCGAAGCTAGTCATAGTTGCGGAGGACAACGACGGTATAGTGCCCAACCTAGAGTACGAGCTCCTGATCGGAGACGAGGTGGTGACGTTTACCAAGGAAGACTTCGGAGGAGGAGTGAGCTATGAGGTGGAGGAGAAGGCACCCAGGAGGACGGGAGTATACCCGCTGGGCATAGAGGCCCAGGGCTTCAACTTCCTCGAAACCTTCGACAGGCCATTCGAGGATATACTGTACTTCCTGTATCCATACTACCCGACGCTAGTTGACCCGTTCAACGACGAGGTGTTCCCCAACTATGACTTCTACTTCCTGGTTGTGAGCGACCCAGACGGAAGCCCCGACATAATATGGGTATACCCGGACAGCGAGGAGATAGACGCGGGCACTGGAGGCGTTATATTCGCGGCAATAAACTTCGACTCGCTAGCAAACATATACGTGACATCTCCAACTATAACTTCACCAACATCCTATCCGGGTAGGTTCGACGTCGACACAGACACAAGTATATCGGTTACTCCAGACCCCGACACGGGTGTCTACGAGCTTAGTGAGACAGACGACACGGGTGCAATGATGTTCGTGGTAGACGAGTTTATGACACCAGCGACAACCCACACCCTACACATATTCAGCAACGACCCAGAATACCTTGAGACTTTCAACGTCGTGCTAATGGAGAACTGGGAAGAAGTTGAGATCGGCGGAGGGAGTATTATAGAGGCAGTACCTCTTGGAACAGAGGTTGAGGTTGCTATAGAGGCGTACGGCCTGAGAGATAGGGGATGGTATAAGGCGGTCCTTCTAGACCCGGCAACCCTCGAGCCGCTAACAGATCTTGTGTTCGGCCAGACGTTCGAATCAGAACCCTTCCAGGCGGACCTTGAGGGCTACATAGGAGGAGGTAGCTACAGCATACCAACCACTATATACCTCCCTGTATACACCCTCGCCATTGTCGGCATATTTGATGTAGAGACCGGAGAGCTAAGGGCCATCTCAGACAACTACGTCCTGCTAGTCCCGGCATCTGGATCCACGACATACTTAGGAGGTGTTATACCAGTAACTACGGATGAAGGGTTGTCGATAGGCATATTCCCCTCAACACTAATACCAGCTTCCAGCATGACCATTACCGTTAGCGGCTGGGACCCGATAAATGTGGCAGGATGGACTGTGACTAGCATTGGCATAGAAGTATCGTTCTGGAGTGTGGATGAAGAGGGAGAGAAGAACTTCGAATTCGCGACAGTGGGGGTGGCTACTGCATTCGAATTCGAAGGCAGCAATCTAGTTGGGGCAACATTCAGGGTACCAATACCCAACTACGACGACAGGCTCTCAGGCGAGTATCTAATCATGACTATAGACAAGATAGTAGTTCAGATGAGTGAGGCTGCTGACAGTGACTCTGACAATATAACTGATATACAGTTTGTATTCCCAATAAGAAGCGACTACGAAAGTGAAGTGTTCTACGATCTTGGCTTTGTAAAGGCTAGCGTGGCCCTCGGGAATATGCAGGTGCTGGAGGCTATAGCCGAGCTGGGAGATGATGTGGCGGAGGTTAGAGATATACTGCTGGCTGTGAGTGACGACGTCTCGACGATAATGCTTCAGCTAGAGGACATGAGCATGACTCTAGAGAACATCGAGAACGGAGTGGCCGAGCTGCTGACAAGCGTGGGCCAGCTCCAGGCCAGCGTGGACAGCCTAGCCGAGCTGCTGCAGGAGACCGGTGAGGAGATAACTATGAGGCTCGACGACATAGACAGCGGACTGGCCGAGATATCCAACGGCGTCGCCACTATCCAGGGCGATGTGGCGACGATACTGGAGCTGCTTGAGAGCATGAACGCGACGCTGACAACGATCCAGGGCGATGTGGCGGAGATAAAGACCATCGCGGGCACCATACTGGTGAGCGTCCAGGACCTCCAGACGCTGGTGGCCGATAGCACGGACGCGGTGATACAGGCTGTCGAGGACAACGTGGCCCTAGTGCTCGACGGGCAGGCCATGATACTGGAGAGTCTCGACATGCTGGACGCCAAGATAACCAGCGTCTCGGAGGGCGTGGCCGAGATACAGACAGTTCTCGGAACGGTTAGCGCAAACGTGGAGGACCTGGTGCAGGCTAACGCCGAGATAACTGGTATAGTACAGGAGAACAACCAGCTACTCGCAACCATAACAACGTCCTTCGGCACCCTGACGGCCGACGTCTCCACAATCAAGGACCTGATAGAGAACGGCGTGAACGTCAAGCTAGACCAGGTTATGGAGGACCTATTAACAATATCCGACCAGAACGCACAGCTCGCGGCCCAGGCTGAGGCGATAGCCCAGACCCTGGCAGCAGTGCAGGACGACACCTCGAAGATAACCGACATACAGTCAACCCTAGCCAGCGTGGCTGGAGATGTGGCCAGCGTGAAGCAGGACACCAGCACGATATCCAGCAAGCTAGACGATGCAAACGGCAAGCTAGACAGCATATCCAGCAAGGTGGACAGCGTGAGCAGCGCGGTCGCAGACATACAGGAGCAGCTAGGACAGGTAGGAGACACGGCCGAGAGCGCGAGCGGCAGAGCACAGACCTGGGGCATAATCAACGCAGTCCTCTCCCTAGCAGTCCTAGGGGTAGCGGGCTACCTAGTGCTGCAGCTAACAAGGAGAGAATAG